In Nostoc sp. UHCC 0926, a single genomic region encodes these proteins:
- a CDS encoding type I polyketide synthase — protein sequence MSAYSIDTALAELESLVNNCEKAVKRSIEEKKMKSDKSVSINKINRQLQHNPIAIVGMASLLPKARNLREYWQNIVNKIDCITDVPSTHWSVEDYYDPNPRTTEDKTYCKRGGFIPEVDFNPMEFGIPPSILEVTDVSQLLSLVVAKEAMEDAGYGEKREFSRETVGVILGVAMAKQLGMPLSARLEYPIWEKALKSSGLSDEDTQKIVEKIKSAYVKWDENAFPGMLANVVAGRIANRLNFGGMNCVVDAACASSFGALKMAISELVEHRSDMMLTGGVDTDNTIMAFISFSKTPAVSPSENVKPFDAKSDGMMLGEGIGMIVLRRLEDAERDNDKIYAVIKGIGTSSDGRYKSIYAPRKEGQIKALERAYEDAGFSPATVGLMEAHGTGTMAGDPTEFGSLKDFFGEHDDKKQHIALGSVKSQIGHTKAAAGAASLIKTALALHHKVLPPTINITEPNPKLNIKNSAFYLNTETRPWIRAEGEAPRRAGVSSFGFGGTNYHVVLEEYEADQNQAYRLHSPASEVLLFAPTVDQLLTKSEEILGKLRSRSDSAGVSPEAKAHYAQLVQESKSPQIPLSAARFGFVAENLEEACKLLQTSIDWLKHKGTAASWEHPQGIYYRASGMELGGKVVALFSGQGSQYLEMGRELVMNFPLMRRLHGYMDSLLLKDNLQPLSEIVFPHPVFEEAEKNAQIAALQRTEYAQPAIGVLSAGMYSILQQAGFKSDFVAGHSFGELTALWAAGVLSTEDYLFLVKARGQAMAAPEDPDHDAGSMLAVKEDISKVEAVLRHFPLVAIANQNSPTQFVLAGPTAEIAKVREALHEKGYTAVLLPVSAAFHTPLIAFAQKSFAIATKSVKFQSPKIPVYSNVTSKQYPKEPQGIQKILETHLSNSVLFKQEIENIYAAGGTCFVEFGPRRILTNLVKDILGDRPHLTVSLNPSTQKNSDRSLREAVVQLRVIGLALNNLDPYQLPQTLPPIETKKTLNVRLNGINYRSEKTKNAFALALQDGYKVTLPTPEYSDAAPLFTSPGVTPPLAVIETNGHKKPSLVTAPAMNGVTSNIITQPEQQMNPVTLLQPAQESKMQPTPEKLTNYQQLLESLEYLLTQFQENQAENLQVHGTYLNHQMEYAKAFFQLMQQQNSLLSESKSTAETTKMKLVVMESLERSMMQFHSQQGETLRIHEQYLQDQLEYTKNFFQLIQQEYSQIISGDGATQLTEKLSNGVRYPFTTETTVTDAPVPSTTKIVESQPLPVTEPVAKNGSTVIQAPLPPAPQVVEPVVETPVSPTSKKDENSSSLLPNLFSPLPTFETVEPVAASPVPPVVEPQAELVVKISSPPVNEVIAEPVPTTAAPVSGATIDIVDLDKNLLAITSDKTGYPVEMLEMDMDMEADLGIDSIKRVEILGALQEMYPNLPKPNLEELAEKRTIGQVVEYLQSHTSKNISVEIAIHEVQQATEIPVETAPVVEVVTLPETAPVVEVITLPETSVVVAFTPEPEPLTTDEFADLGQTLLAITSDKTGYPVEMLELDMDMEADLGIDSIKRVEILGAMQEMYPNLPKPNIEELGELRTIGQIVDYLQQLAGGEKKKSEPEFVQQPPELEHNIQRHPVKLRSLPQPDYLDFTLPEGHIGLITDDGSLTTYKLTESLIEKGWKVVVISFPQSLIPQQAPLPTGVTRVTLANLSEEHLQQQLQAIASHCGAIGAFIHLHPMYVGNHTGTIPYNEQEKAIVKHVFLMAKHLKPSLNEAARHGRSCFCTVAHLDGAFGLEYKVNFGAIGAGLFGLSKTLRWEWPKVFTRAIDLSPRLDAKQSVQNIIAELHDPNLYISEVGYGSQGRVTIIAD from the coding sequence ATGTCTGCTTATTCAATTGATACTGCCTTAGCGGAGTTAGAGAGCCTTGTCAATAATTGCGAAAAGGCTGTGAAGAGGTCTATAGAGGAAAAAAAAATGAAGTCAGATAAATCAGTGTCAATTAACAAAATTAACAGACAACTACAACACAATCCTATAGCCATTGTTGGGATGGCATCTCTATTGCCTAAAGCCAGAAACTTGCGGGAATACTGGCAAAATATAGTAAACAAAATTGACTGTATTACTGATGTTCCTTCTACTCACTGGAGCGTCGAAGATTATTATGATCCGAATCCGAGAACTACTGAAGATAAAACCTACTGTAAAAGAGGCGGATTTATTCCAGAGGTAGATTTTAACCCGATGGAATTCGGTATACCGCCCAGCATTTTGGAAGTCACAGATGTATCGCAACTGTTAAGTTTAGTGGTTGCGAAAGAGGCGATGGAAGATGCAGGTTATGGCGAAAAACGTGAGTTTAGCCGCGAGACTGTTGGCGTAATCTTAGGCGTGGCCATGGCCAAACAGTTAGGAATGCCACTTTCTGCCAGATTGGAATATCCGATTTGGGAAAAAGCACTCAAAAGCAGCGGTTTATCCGATGAGGATACACAAAAAATCGTCGAGAAAATCAAAAGCGCCTATGTGAAGTGGGATGAGAACGCTTTCCCTGGAATGTTAGCTAATGTAGTCGCGGGTAGAATTGCCAACCGTCTAAATTTTGGCGGGATGAACTGCGTAGTTGATGCCGCTTGCGCTAGTTCCTTCGGTGCTTTAAAGATGGCAATTAGTGAGCTAGTTGAGCATCGTTCTGACATGATGCTAACTGGTGGTGTTGATACTGATAACACGATCATGGCTTTCATATCGTTCAGCAAAACACCGGCTGTTTCTCCCAGTGAAAATGTCAAACCTTTCGATGCTAAATCTGATGGGATGATGCTGGGTGAAGGTATCGGCATGATTGTCCTCAGACGCCTGGAAGATGCCGAACGCGACAACGATAAAATCTATGCCGTAATTAAAGGCATTGGTACCTCCAGCGATGGGCGCTATAAGAGCATTTATGCTCCCCGCAAAGAAGGTCAAATCAAAGCTTTAGAACGTGCTTATGAAGATGCCGGCTTTTCTCCCGCCACTGTTGGTTTAATGGAAGCACATGGCACCGGTACAATGGCTGGAGATCCGACAGAATTCGGATCTTTAAAAGACTTCTTTGGCGAACATGATGACAAAAAACAGCACATCGCTTTGGGTAGTGTAAAATCGCAAATTGGACACACAAAAGCGGCTGCGGGGGCGGCGAGTTTAATTAAAACTGCTTTGGCATTACATCACAAAGTATTACCGCCCACAATTAATATCACCGAGCCGAACCCCAAACTCAACATTAAAAATTCGGCCTTTTATTTGAATACCGAAACCAGACCTTGGATTCGTGCAGAAGGGGAAGCACCAAGACGTGCAGGTGTAAGTTCTTTCGGCTTTGGCGGCACTAACTATCACGTCGTCTTAGAAGAATATGAAGCTGACCAGAACCAGGCTTACCGCTTACACAGTCCTGCTAGTGAAGTGCTGTTATTTGCTCCGACAGTAGACCAATTGCTGACCAAATCTGAAGAGATTTTAGGTAAGTTGCGTTCACGAAGTGACTCCGCAGGAGTATCGCCTGAAGCAAAAGCACATTATGCACAATTAGTCCAGGAGTCCAAATCGCCACAGATTCCCCTCTCTGCTGCCAGATTTGGGTTTGTAGCTGAGAATCTCGAAGAAGCTTGCAAGTTGTTGCAAACTAGCATTGACTGGCTGAAACACAAAGGAACAGCAGCATCTTGGGAGCATCCCCAAGGGATTTATTACCGCGCCTCTGGTATGGAATTGGGTGGAAAAGTTGTTGCTCTATTTTCTGGTCAAGGTTCGCAATACTTGGAGATGGGCCGGGAACTGGTAATGAATTTTCCTTTGATGCGGCGTCTTCATGGCTATATGGATAGTCTGTTACTCAAAGATAATTTACAGCCGCTTTCAGAAATCGTTTTTCCTCATCCTGTGTTTGAGGAAGCAGAAAAAAATGCCCAAATTGCTGCCTTACAACGCACAGAATATGCTCAACCAGCCATTGGTGTGTTGAGTGCAGGGATGTACAGCATACTGCAACAAGCTGGGTTCAAATCAGATTTTGTGGCGGGACATAGCTTTGGGGAACTGACAGCGCTTTGGGCTGCGGGAGTTTTGAGTACAGAAGATTACTTGTTCTTAGTGAAAGCTAGGGGTCAAGCAATGGCGGCTCCAGAAGACCCGGATCATGATGCGGGTAGTATGTTGGCTGTTAAAGAAGACATCAGCAAAGTAGAAGCAGTGCTGAGGCATTTTCCCCTAGTTGCGATCGCTAATCAAAATTCTCCCACTCAATTTGTCTTAGCTGGCCCCACCGCAGAAATAGCGAAAGTCAGAGAGGCTTTACACGAGAAAGGATATACGGCTGTATTGTTACCTGTTTCAGCAGCTTTCCATACACCGCTAATTGCCTTTGCTCAAAAATCCTTTGCGATCGCTACTAAGTCTGTCAAGTTCCAAAGTCCCAAAATCCCTGTTTACAGCAACGTCACCAGCAAACAGTATCCCAAGGAACCCCAAGGTATTCAAAAAATCCTGGAAACGCACCTTTCCAACTCAGTGCTGTTTAAGCAGGAAATTGAAAATATCTATGCAGCCGGTGGTACTTGCTTTGTGGAATTTGGGCCGCGGAGAATTCTCACCAACTTGGTAAAAGATATCCTTGGCGATCGCCCTCATCTCACCGTATCTTTGAACCCCAGCACTCAAAAGAATAGCGATCGCTCTTTGCGAGAAGCAGTTGTGCAGTTGCGGGTAATTGGTCTGGCTTTGAATAACCTCGATCCTTATCAACTTCCCCAAACTCTACCCCCAATTGAGACGAAGAAGACATTAAATGTCCGTTTGAACGGCATCAACTACAGATCCGAAAAAACTAAAAATGCCTTCGCTCTAGCTTTGCAGGATGGGTACAAAGTTACATTACCCACCCCCGAATATTCTGATGCGGCTCCCTTATTCACCAGCCCAGGTGTAACTCCACCTCTAGCAGTGATAGAGACTAACGGACATAAAAAACCATCCCTTGTTACCGCCCCAGCAATGAACGGTGTGACTTCTAATATCATCACCCAACCAGAGCAACAAATGAATCCTGTGACCCTTTTACAACCAGCCCAGGAATCTAAGATGCAACCAACACCAGAAAAACTTACTAATTACCAACAGCTTTTAGAAAGTTTAGAATATCTCCTGACACAGTTTCAGGAAAATCAAGCCGAGAATTTACAAGTTCACGGAACTTATCTCAACCATCAAATGGAATATGCCAAAGCGTTTTTCCAACTGATGCAGCAGCAGAATTCCTTGTTGAGTGAAAGTAAATCAACAGCGGAAACTACCAAAATGAAACTAGTTGTCATGGAAAGCTTAGAGCGTAGCATGATGCAGTTTCACTCCCAACAAGGTGAAACCCTACGCATCCATGAGCAATATCTCCAAGACCAGCTGGAATATACCAAAAACTTTTTCCAACTCATACAGCAAGAGTATTCTCAAATCATCTCTGGTGACGGAGCGACTCAACTAACAGAGAAACTAAGCAACGGGGTACGCTATCCGTTCACAACAGAAACAACTGTTACTGATGCACCAGTACCCTCTACTACCAAGATAGTAGAAAGCCAGCCTTTGCCTGTAACTGAGCCAGTAGCTAAAAATGGCTCAACAGTTATTCAAGCACCTCTCCCCCCCGCTCCCCAGGTGGTAGAGCCTGTAGTTGAAACTCCTGTATCCCCCACTTCTAAGAAGGATGAAAATTCCTCTTCTTTGCTCCCTAATCTCTTCTCCCCACTCCCTACTTTTGAGACAGTAGAGCCTGTAGCGGCGTCACCTGTTCCCCCAGTAGTAGAACCCCAAGCCGAGCTTGTAGTCAAAATTAGCTCACCCCCAGTCAACGAAGTTATTGCAGAACCAGTACCCACAACTGCTGCACCTGTATCTGGCGCAACCATCGATATTGTTGACTTGGATAAAAACCTGTTAGCCATCACCAGCGACAAGACGGGCTACCCAGTCGAAATGCTGGAAATGGACATGGACATGGAAGCCGATTTAGGGATTGACTCGATTAAACGGGTAGAAATCTTAGGGGCGCTACAGGAAATGTACCCCAACTTACCCAAGCCTAATTTAGAAGAACTAGCAGAAAAACGCACCATCGGTCAAGTTGTAGAGTATCTGCAATCCCATACTTCCAAAAACATTTCTGTAGAAATTGCAATTCACGAAGTACAACAAGCAACCGAGATTCCAGTAGAGACTGCACCCGTAGTTGAGGTAGTCACTTTACCTGAGACTGCACCCGTAGTTGAGGTAATCACTTTACCTGAAACAAGCGTAGTTGTCGCATTCACCCCAGAACCAGAACCCCTTACAACTGATGAATTTGCAGATTTAGGTCAAACCCTACTAGCGATCACCAGTGATAAGACCGGCTATCCAGTTGAGATGCTGGAACTGGACATGGACATGGAAGCCGACTTAGGGATTGACTCCATCAAGCGGGTGGAAATCTTAGGGGCGATGCAAGAAATGTACCCCAACTTACCCAAGCCAAATATCGAAGAACTCGGAGAACTCCGCACCATCGGTCAAATAGTTGATTACCTACAGCAGTTGGCTGGAGGTGAAAAAAAAAAGTCTGAGCCTGAGTTTGTCCAACAGCCACCCGAATTAGAGCATAATATCCAGCGTCATCCTGTCAAACTCAGAAGTTTACCACAGCCAGATTATTTGGATTTCACATTACCAGAGGGACACATTGGTTTAATCACCGATGATGGTTCCCTCACCACTTATAAATTAACTGAATCCCTAATCGAGAAAGGCTGGAAAGTAGTAGTTATCAGCTTCCCCCAATCGCTCATCCCCCAACAAGCGCCCTTACCCACAGGAGTAACCCGCGTCACCTTAGCAAACTTGAGTGAAGAACATCTCCAACAACAATTGCAAGCGATCGCATCTCACTGCGGAGCGATTGGGGCCTTTATCCATCTGCATCCGATGTATGTAGGAAATCACACCGGGACAATTCCTTATAACGAACAAGAAAAGGCGATCGTCAAGCACGTATTTTTGATGGCGAAACACCTGAAACCCTCCCTCAACGAAGCCGCGCGTCATGGACGTAGTTGCTTCTGCACAGTTGCTCACCTTGATGGAGCCTTCGGTTTAGAGTACAAAGTCAACTTCGGGGCGATCGGCGCTGGTTTATTCGGATTAAGCAAAACTCTCAGATGGGAATGGCCAAAAGTTTTTACCCGTGCGATCGATTTAAGTCCCAGACTTGATGCCAAACAATCAGTACAAAACATCATAGCCGAGCTTCACGACCCCAATCTTTATATTAGTGAAGTTGGCTACGGCTCACAAGGACGAGTCACTATTATCGCCGATTAA
- a CDS encoding ABC exporter membrane fusion protein: protein MAVNKESRLFRKPIGRSQAILAASLTLAAGLIALYSLTTFWSRAKVQTPQALPPKAATPVKLAVTALGRLEPEGEVTSLTAPASNNGVRVERLLVKEGDAVKAGQLLAYLENYGRSRTALQQALDQLQVSKAKLAQVKSGAKTGDIDAQKAAIARLEPQYKGDIATQQATIARIQAEVDNAQAENDRYQQLYKQGAIAASIADTKALQLKTTQQQLTEAQATLKRTQDTFQEQKKQSQAQLTSISEVRSVDVQVAQTEVNSATTSVQQAKADLDLSCIKSPIAGKILKIHAKTGEVISTNKGFAEIGKTSQMYVIAEVYQTDVRKVRVGQKATITSTAFTGTLKGTVKEIGWQVDKQGIFSLNPGSDTDRRIVEVKISIDNPTDSQRVARLTNLQVDVAIHI, encoded by the coding sequence ATGGCAGTGAATAAAGAAAGCCGATTATTCAGAAAACCCATAGGTCGATCGCAAGCAATTTTAGCAGCTTCTCTGACTTTAGCAGCCGGATTAATAGCTCTTTATAGTTTGACTACGTTTTGGTCAAGGGCTAAAGTTCAGACACCGCAAGCGCTTCCTCCAAAAGCTGCCACTCCTGTGAAACTTGCTGTGACTGCCTTGGGACGTTTGGAACCAGAAGGCGAAGTTACTTCTTTGACTGCTCCGGCTTCCAATAACGGGGTGCGGGTAGAAAGACTGTTGGTGAAAGAAGGAGACGCGGTTAAAGCAGGGCAATTATTGGCATATCTAGAAAATTATGGTCGTTCTAGAACAGCTTTGCAACAGGCTTTAGACCAACTGCAAGTTTCCAAAGCTAAACTAGCGCAGGTGAAATCTGGAGCTAAAACCGGAGATATCGATGCTCAAAAGGCAGCGATCGCCCGTTTAGAGCCACAATATAAAGGAGACATTGCTACACAACAGGCGACAATCGCCCGCATCCAGGCTGAGGTAGACAATGCTCAAGCCGAGAACGATCGCTATCAGCAATTATACAAACAAGGTGCGATCGCAGCTTCTATAGCAGATACTAAGGCTTTGCAACTAAAGACTACACAACAGCAACTAACAGAAGCCCAAGCCACGCTCAAGCGGACTCAAGACACATTCCAAGAACAGAAAAAGCAATCACAAGCGCAACTCACCAGTATTAGTGAAGTGCGTAGCGTAGATGTTCAAGTCGCACAAACCGAAGTCAACAGTGCAACAACTTCTGTTCAACAAGCAAAAGCCGACTTGGATTTAAGTTGCATCAAATCTCCCATCGCTGGCAAAATATTAAAAATTCACGCTAAAACCGGAGAAGTCATCAGCACCAACAAAGGATTTGCTGAGATAGGTAAGACATCTCAAATGTATGTGATTGCAGAGGTGTATCAAACCGATGTTCGCAAAGTGCGTGTAGGACAAAAAGCCACAATTACCAGCACTGCATTTACTGGAACATTAAAGGGAACTGTGAAAGAGATTGGTTGGCAAGTTGACAAGCAAGGCATCTTCAGCCTCAACCCTGGTTCAGATACAGACCGCAGAATAGTTGAGGTGAAAATCTCTATCGATAATCCCACAGATAGTCAACGGGTAGCTCGTTTAACTAACTTACAAGTGGATGTAGCCATTCATATTTAG